Proteins encoded in a region of the Ralstonia pseudosolanacearum genome:
- a CDS encoding DNA polymerase III subunit chi, translating into MTRVDFHSNVPGKLAYACRLVRKAYGAGQKVIVVGDRAALEAFDAQLWTFSQLDFLPHCGLRHRLAAQTPILLADASEPLDDAPHHDILVNLSDATPPLFARFARLIEIVGDDDAERAAARDRFRFYRDRGYPIQHHDVGRA; encoded by the coding sequence ATGACCCGTGTCGATTTCCATAGCAACGTGCCCGGCAAGCTGGCCTATGCCTGCCGCCTGGTGCGCAAGGCCTACGGCGCGGGCCAGAAGGTGATCGTGGTGGGAGACCGCGCAGCGCTGGAGGCCTTCGACGCCCAGTTGTGGACCTTCAGCCAGCTCGACTTCCTGCCGCACTGCGGGCTGCGGCATCGGCTCGCCGCGCAGACGCCGATTCTGCTGGCCGATGCCTCCGAGCCGCTGGACGACGCGCCCCATCACGACATTCTCGTCAACCTGTCGGATGCCACGCCGCCGCTGTTCGCGCGGTTCGCGCGTCTGATCGAGATCGTCGGCGATGACGATGCCGAGCGCGCTGCCGCCCGCGACCGCTTCCGCTTCTATCGCGACCGCGGCTATCCGATCCAACATCACGACGTGGGGCGCGCATGA
- a CDS encoding DUF2486 domain-containing protein has protein sequence MTPDGRNPGPNPDNNIPVLTEIVELETQVPAPAPPVQAPPHAAAAAAIVPPALREQGLAPTPALPPAGTDAARVMGEVMWRFQSEWPALIEAQCRAALESRLSLLTEQLAADLTRTLEARLMDWLGAALDDALAPQRRTPPR, from the coding sequence ATGACTCCCGATGGCCGCAATCCCGGACCCAACCCGGACAACAACATCCCCGTCCTGACGGAGATCGTCGAGCTCGAGACGCAGGTGCCGGCGCCAGCGCCGCCCGTTCAGGCGCCGCCGCATGCGGCCGCCGCGGCCGCTATCGTGCCGCCGGCGCTGCGCGAGCAGGGCCTCGCGCCCACGCCCGCTCTGCCGCCCGCCGGCACCGACGCTGCCCGCGTGATGGGCGAGGTGATGTGGCGCTTCCAGTCCGAATGGCCGGCGCTGATCGAGGCGCAATGCCGCGCCGCGCTGGAATCGCGCCTGTCCCTGCTGACCGAGCAGCTCGCCGCCGACCTGACGCGCACGCTCGAAGCGCGCTTGATGGACTGGCTGGGCGCCGCGCTGGACGACGCACTGGCGCCCCAGCGCAGAACCCCGCCACGCTAG
- the ilvD gene encoding dihydroxy-acid dehydratase, whose amino-acid sequence MPDNKRSQHITQGVARSPNRSMYYALGYKKEDFSNPMIGVANGHSTITPCNSGLQKLADAAVAAVKASNANPQIFGTPTISDGMSMGTEGMKYSLISREVIADCIETCAQGQWMDGVVVIGGCDKNMPGGMIALARTNVPGIYVYGGTIRPGNWKGKDLTIVSSFEAVGEFTAGRMSEEDFEGVERNACPTSGSCGGMYTANTMSSSFEALGMSLLYSSTMANPDQEKVDSAAESARVLVEAVRRDLKPRDIITRKSIENAVAVIMATGGSTNAVLHYLAIAHAAGVEWTIDDFERVRQRVPVICNLKPSGQYVATDLHKAGGIPQVMKILLNAGLLNGDCITITGKTLAEELANVPDQPRADQNVILPIERALYQQGHLAILKGNLAEEGAVAKITGLKNPVISGPARVFDDEQSAMTAILADQINAGDVLVLRYLGPKGGPGMPEMLAPTSAIIGKGLGESVGFVTDGRFSGGTWGMVVGHVAPEAFVGGTIALVQEGDSITIDAHQRLLQLNVPEDELARRRAAWKQPAPRYTRGVLAKFAQLTSTASKGAVTG is encoded by the coding sequence ATGCCAGACAACAAGCGTTCCCAGCACATCACTCAGGGTGTGGCGCGCTCGCCCAACCGCTCGATGTACTACGCGCTGGGCTACAAGAAGGAAGACTTCAGCAACCCGATGATCGGCGTAGCCAATGGTCATTCGACCATCACGCCGTGCAACTCGGGCCTGCAGAAGCTGGCTGACGCGGCCGTGGCCGCCGTCAAGGCATCGAACGCCAACCCGCAGATCTTCGGCACGCCCACCATTTCCGACGGCATGTCGATGGGCACCGAGGGCATGAAGTATTCGCTGATCTCGCGCGAGGTCATCGCCGACTGCATCGAGACCTGCGCGCAGGGCCAGTGGATGGACGGCGTGGTCGTCATCGGCGGCTGCGACAAGAACATGCCCGGCGGCATGATCGCCCTGGCCCGCACCAACGTGCCCGGCATCTACGTGTACGGCGGCACCATCAGGCCGGGCAACTGGAAGGGCAAGGATCTGACCATCGTGTCGTCGTTCGAGGCCGTGGGCGAGTTCACCGCCGGCCGCATGAGCGAGGAAGACTTCGAGGGCGTGGAGCGCAACGCCTGCCCGACCTCGGGCTCGTGCGGCGGCATGTACACCGCCAACACGATGAGCTCGTCGTTCGAGGCGCTGGGCATGTCGCTGCTGTATTCGTCGACCATGGCCAACCCCGACCAGGAGAAGGTCGACAGCGCCGCTGAATCGGCCCGCGTGCTGGTCGAGGCCGTGCGCCGCGACCTCAAGCCGCGCGACATCATCACGCGCAAGTCCATCGAGAACGCCGTAGCCGTCATCATGGCCACCGGCGGCTCGACCAACGCCGTGCTGCACTACCTGGCCATCGCCCACGCCGCCGGCGTGGAATGGACCATCGACGACTTCGAGCGCGTGCGCCAGCGCGTGCCGGTCATCTGCAACCTGAAGCCGTCGGGCCAATACGTAGCGACCGACCTGCACAAGGCCGGCGGCATCCCGCAAGTGATGAAGATCCTGCTGAACGCTGGCCTGCTGAACGGCGACTGCATCACCATCACCGGCAAGACGCTGGCCGAAGAACTGGCCAACGTGCCCGACCAGCCGCGCGCGGACCAGAACGTGATCCTGCCGATCGAGCGCGCGCTCTACCAGCAGGGCCACCTCGCCATCCTCAAGGGCAACCTGGCCGAAGAAGGCGCCGTGGCGAAGATCACCGGCCTGAAGAACCCGGTCATCTCCGGCCCGGCGCGCGTGTTCGACGACGAGCAGAGCGCAATGACCGCCATCCTCGCCGACCAGATCAACGCCGGCGACGTGCTGGTGCTGCGCTATCTCGGGCCGAAGGGTGGCCCGGGCATGCCGGAAATGCTGGCGCCGACCTCAGCCATCATCGGCAAGGGCCTGGGCGAATCGGTGGGCTTCGTCACCGACGGGCGCTTCTCGGGCGGCACCTGGGGCATGGTGGTCGGCCACGTCGCGCCGGAAGCCTTCGTGGGCGGCACCATCGCCCTGGTGCAGGAAGGCGATTCGATTACCATCGACGCGCACCAGCGCCTGCTGCAGCTGAACGTGCCGGAAGACGAACTGGCCCGCCGCCGCGCCGCGTGGAAGCAGCCTGCACCGCGCTACACGCGCGGCGTGCTCGCCAAGTTCGCGCAGCTGACGTCGACGGCCAGCAAGGGCGCCGTCACGGGCTGA
- a CDS encoding LysR substrate-binding domain-containing protein, translating into MDLRQLRYFVTVAEELHFGRAAARLAMTQPPLSQQIRALEEELGVALFHRTQRSVALTPVGARWLVEVRRVLAEAAALPALAQRLARGEVGSLSLAFVSTADYGILPAMLRHFRDARPDVQVQLREATSDVQIEALLADEIDAGVVIAHHIGSVPGELEYRPLAREGLVLAVPAARAAQWGARPGRPIALADVVAEPLIIFPRRSAPALYDIITGYHAAHGGAQEASARIAQEAIQMQTIVSLVSAEMGVALVPASLCNLQRTGVVYLELAEPGPVIETGLVWRRDAVSPVLPWFVASAEAVARLHDNPQP; encoded by the coding sequence ATGGACCTGCGCCAGCTTCGCTACTTCGTGACCGTTGCCGAGGAACTGCACTTCGGCCGCGCCGCCGCGCGCCTGGCGATGACGCAGCCGCCGCTGTCGCAGCAGATCCGCGCGCTGGAGGAGGAGCTGGGCGTCGCGCTGTTCCACCGCACGCAGCGCTCGGTGGCGCTCACGCCGGTGGGGGCGCGCTGGCTGGTGGAGGTGCGGCGCGTCCTGGCGGAGGCGGCTGCGCTGCCGGCACTGGCGCAGCGGCTGGCGCGCGGCGAGGTGGGGTCGCTGTCGCTGGCCTTTGTCAGCACGGCCGACTACGGCATCCTGCCCGCCATGCTGCGCCATTTCCGCGATGCCCGGCCCGACGTGCAGGTGCAATTGCGCGAAGCCACCAGCGACGTGCAGATCGAGGCACTGCTGGCCGACGAGATCGATGCCGGCGTAGTGATCGCGCATCACATCGGCTCCGTGCCGGGCGAGCTGGAATACCGGCCGCTGGCGCGCGAGGGGCTGGTGCTGGCCGTGCCCGCGGCGCGCGCGGCGCAATGGGGGGCGCGGCCCGGCCGGCCGATCGCGCTGGCCGACGTGGTCGCCGAGCCGCTGATTATTTTCCCGCGCCGTTCCGCGCCGGCGCTGTACGACATCATTACCGGCTATCATGCCGCGCACGGCGGCGCCCAGGAGGCGTCCGCGCGCATTGCCCAGGAAGCGATCCAGATGCAGACCATCGTCAGCCTCGTCTCCGCCGAGATGGGCGTGGCCCTGGTGCCCGCATCGCTGTGCAACCTCCAGCGGACCGGCGTGGTCTATCTCGAACTGGCCGAGCCGGGCCCGGTCATCGAGACCGGGCTGGTCTGGCGGCGCGATGCGGTATCGCCCGTGCTGCCGTGGTTCGTAGCCAGCGCCGAGGCCGTGGCCCGCTTGCATGACAACCCCCAACCCTGA
- the lgt gene encoding prolipoprotein diacylglyceryl transferase, which produces MLIHPQFDPIALHLGPLAIRWYGLMYLAAFIMFLWFGRLRTQQPHIAAQGWSGRDLDDMLFYGVLGVILGGRLGYVLFYKPDWYLAHPLDIFKVWEGGMAFHGGFLGVVLAMMLYARMRRRSWMQVTDFIAPMVPCGLAAGRLGNFINGELWGRVSSPDLPWAMLFPQAQGEDRAWLAAHAQQAVTSGVQAVFDQYHMLPRHPSQIYQFLGEGVLFFILLWLYARKPQPMGAVSGMFLVGYGVFRFAAEFAREPDNFLGLLALSLSMGQWLSLPMILAGVAMLVWAYRRAGRNGNDAQAGAHA; this is translated from the coding sequence ATGCTCATCCATCCGCAATTCGATCCGATCGCGCTGCATCTCGGGCCGCTCGCCATCCGCTGGTACGGCCTGATGTACCTGGCCGCGTTCATCATGTTCCTGTGGTTCGGCCGGCTGCGCACGCAGCAGCCCCACATCGCCGCGCAAGGCTGGAGCGGCCGCGATCTGGACGACATGCTGTTCTACGGCGTGCTCGGCGTGATCCTGGGCGGGCGCCTGGGCTATGTGCTGTTCTACAAGCCCGACTGGTATCTCGCCCATCCGCTGGACATCTTCAAGGTCTGGGAGGGCGGCATGGCCTTCCACGGCGGCTTCCTCGGCGTGGTGCTGGCGATGATGCTGTACGCGCGCATGCGCCGCCGCTCGTGGATGCAGGTCACCGATTTCATCGCGCCGATGGTCCCGTGCGGACTGGCGGCCGGCCGTCTGGGCAACTTCATCAACGGCGAGCTGTGGGGCCGCGTGTCCTCGCCCGACCTGCCGTGGGCGATGCTGTTCCCGCAGGCGCAGGGCGAAGACCGGGCCTGGCTGGCGGCGCACGCGCAGCAGGCGGTGACCAGCGGCGTGCAGGCCGTGTTCGACCAGTACCACATGCTGCCGCGCCATCCCTCGCAGATCTACCAGTTCCTCGGCGAGGGCGTGCTGTTCTTCATTCTGCTGTGGCTGTATGCGCGCAAGCCGCAGCCGATGGGCGCCGTGTCTGGCATGTTCCTGGTCGGCTACGGCGTGTTCCGCTTTGCGGCCGAATTCGCGCGCGAGCCCGACAACTTCCTCGGCCTGCTGGCGCTGAGTCTGTCGATGGGGCAGTGGCTGTCGCTGCCGATGATCCTGGCGGGCGTGGCGATGCTGGTGTGGGCGTATCGGCGCGCCGGGCGCAACGGGAACGACGCGCAAGCCGGCGCACACGCTTGA
- a CDS encoding SIMPL domain-containing protein (The SIMPL domain is named for its presence in mouse protein SIMPL (signalling molecule that associates with mouse pelle-like kinase). Bacterial member BP26, from Brucella, was shown to assemble into a channel-like structure, while YggE from E. coli has been associated with resistance to oxidative stress.) codes for MKPALAATILGTAVMAGSALAQTPAAPAGGWTSPSGVLSLDAQAVADVPTDTVTLTLGAEQDGPDPGAISAALSRKADDVIAQAKRATGVQAESGGFSIYPNTDRNGKISVWRGRAEVRLTSKDFAAASKLAGQLANQMQVQNVNFTLSREARTAAETKLIDQAVNAFRDKAQATTKLFGYSNYAIREVHVSEGGGSPGPRPLMRMAAMASDSAPVPVPIEGGKAQVVVTISGAVQMLK; via the coding sequence ATGAAACCTGCCCTGGCCGCAACCATTCTGGGAACCGCCGTGATGGCCGGTTCCGCGCTCGCGCAAACGCCTGCCGCCCCCGCGGGTGGCTGGACATCGCCGTCGGGCGTCCTGTCGCTGGATGCGCAGGCGGTGGCGGACGTCCCGACCGACACGGTCACGCTGACGCTCGGCGCCGAGCAGGACGGCCCAGACCCCGGCGCGATCTCCGCGGCCCTGTCGCGCAAGGCCGACGACGTGATCGCCCAGGCCAAGCGGGCCACCGGCGTACAGGCCGAATCGGGCGGCTTCAGCATCTATCCGAACACCGACCGCAACGGCAAGATCAGCGTGTGGCGCGGCCGGGCCGAGGTGCGCCTCACGTCGAAGGACTTTGCTGCGGCCTCCAAGTTGGCGGGCCAACTGGCCAACCAAATGCAAGTGCAGAACGTCAACTTCACGCTGTCGCGCGAAGCCCGCACGGCGGCGGAAACCAAGCTGATCGACCAGGCCGTCAACGCGTTCCGGGACAAGGCACAGGCGACGACCAAGCTGTTCGGCTACAGCAACTACGCGATCCGCGAGGTCCACGTCAGCGAAGGCGGCGGCTCGCCAGGACCGCGTCCGCTGATGCGCATGGCGGCCATGGCATCGGACAGCGCACCGGTGCCCGTGCCCATCGAGGGCGGCAAGGCGCAGGTGGTGGTGACCATCTCGGGCGCCGTGCAGATGCTCAAGTAG
- a CDS encoding EVE domain-containing protein, whose protein sequence is MAVQYWLMKSEPDEASIDTLQTEGTLPWTGVRNYQARNFMRDRMRIGDGVLFYHSSCPQPGIAGLAEVCSTSYPDPTQFDSKSPYYDPAAKQETPRWMLVDVRYVRKCALIDLPTLRAQEPLTDMIILQRGNRLSITPVTPAQWRYITSRLIHDAD, encoded by the coding sequence ATGGCCGTCCAATACTGGCTGATGAAATCCGAGCCCGACGAGGCCAGCATCGATACGCTGCAAACCGAGGGCACCCTGCCGTGGACCGGCGTGCGCAACTACCAGGCGCGCAACTTCATGCGCGACCGCATGCGCATCGGCGACGGCGTGCTGTTCTATCACTCGTCATGCCCGCAGCCGGGCATCGCGGGGCTGGCCGAGGTGTGCTCCACCAGCTATCCCGATCCGACGCAGTTCGACAGCAAGAGCCCCTACTACGATCCCGCTGCCAAGCAGGAAACGCCTCGCTGGATGCTGGTCGACGTCAGGTATGTGCGCAAATGCGCGCTGATCGACCTGCCCACACTGCGCGCGCAGGAACCGCTGACCGACATGATCATCCTCCAACGCGGCAACCGCCTGTCGATCACGCCGGTCACGCCCGCACAATGGCGCTACATCACCAGCCGGCTGATACACGACGCGGACTGA
- a CDS encoding cell division protein ZapA, with translation MSSKQIEVNIAGQAYKFAVSPDNEAALREAAAMVDTQMMRIRNSSTTKGIERMAVMAAISIASELLAVQRQAAADAALPIDAIRAKLADLNARADEALRQYGEAA, from the coding sequence ATGAGCAGTAAGCAGATCGAAGTGAACATCGCCGGGCAGGCGTACAAGTTCGCCGTATCGCCCGACAACGAAGCCGCGCTGCGCGAAGCCGCCGCCATGGTCGACACGCAGATGATGCGCATCCGGAACAGCTCGACCACCAAGGGCATCGAGCGCATGGCCGTGATGGCCGCCATCAGCATCGCCTCCGAGCTGCTGGCGGTGCAGCGCCAGGCTGCGGCCGACGCCGCGCTGCCGATCGACGCCATCCGCGCCAAGCTGGCCGACCTGAATGCGCGGGCCGACGAAGCGCTGCGCCAGTACGGCGAAGCAGCGTAA
- a CDS encoding TonB-dependent receptor domain-containing protein, whose protein sequence is MHRAVMGALAGALAGGAAGPVWAQGDAQAAGTSVGELNPTVVTASRSEQKLADALPHTTVISRADIERSQAPDAVSLLRREAGIEIAQAGGPGAAASLFMRGAGSNQTLILIDGVRVSSGTTGTTQIEQLMADQIDHIEIVRGNVSALYGSDAIGGVVQIFTRNGRGHAPLANAQIEYGVRNTKRAQAGISGQLDERGDTSFALSVSALKTTGFSSINPQQAPSANPNDNAYANKSVSAQLQHRFSADWQAGLTWFQTWSTVSYDNAFGAPTDDNESHNQVRAMSAYVDGKLTPDWKTRLTLSQGDDKNLNFTNGQVQEPGRFNTRNRQASWQNDWAFLPDQMLKVGFEHLDQTIDTDAYSPPTRRVESGYIGYEGKFGRHQLQLNLRRDRYSDFGGASSYYAGYGFAFNPQWKAVASISNAFRAPSFNELYYPFFGNPNLQPEKARSVEGGVEYQSTVGLVRMTAFETDYSNLITSVFDPVSGNFLAANVNRARVNGLETSWRGTLHGVDVRASFTIQNPRDLSANRLLARHARHFGSVSAYKAFGPFSAGIEWNAAGERQDSARTLGGYGLLNLTGRYQITRDWALSARVENLLNKNYQLIAPYNTASRGVFFTLSWQQHAPQR, encoded by the coding sequence ATGCACCGGGCGGTCATGGGCGCGCTTGCCGGCGCGCTGGCGGGGGGGGCGGCGGGGCCGGTCTGGGCACAGGGCGACGCGCAGGCGGCCGGCACATCTGTCGGTGAACTCAACCCGACCGTGGTGACGGCGTCGCGCAGCGAGCAGAAGCTTGCCGATGCGCTGCCGCATACCACGGTCATCTCGCGTGCCGACATCGAGCGGTCGCAGGCACCGGATGCGGTGTCGCTGCTGCGCCGCGAGGCGGGTATCGAGATCGCCCAGGCGGGCGGGCCGGGCGCCGCGGCGAGCCTCTTCATGCGGGGCGCCGGGTCCAACCAGACGCTCATTCTGATCGACGGCGTGCGCGTGAGTTCCGGCACTACAGGCACGACGCAGATCGAGCAGCTGATGGCCGATCAGATCGACCATATCGAGATCGTGCGCGGCAATGTCTCCGCGCTGTACGGCTCGGATGCGATCGGCGGGGTGGTGCAGATCTTCACGCGCAACGGGCGCGGGCATGCGCCGCTGGCCAACGCGCAGATCGAGTACGGCGTGCGCAATACCAAGCGCGCGCAGGCCGGCATCAGCGGCCAGCTGGACGAGCGCGGCGACACGTCGTTCGCGCTGTCGGTGTCGGCGTTGAAGACGACGGGCTTCTCGTCGATCAACCCGCAGCAGGCGCCGAGCGCCAACCCGAACGACAACGCGTACGCGAACAAGAGCGTGTCGGCACAGTTGCAGCATCGCTTCTCGGCCGACTGGCAGGCGGGGCTGACGTGGTTCCAGACCTGGAGCACCGTGAGCTACGACAACGCGTTCGGCGCGCCCACCGACGACAACGAGTCGCACAACCAGGTGCGTGCGATGTCGGCCTACGTGGACGGCAAGCTGACGCCCGACTGGAAGACGCGCCTGACGCTGTCGCAGGGCGATGACAAGAACCTGAATTTCACCAACGGCCAGGTGCAGGAGCCGGGACGCTTCAACACGCGGAACCGCCAGGCGTCGTGGCAGAACGACTGGGCCTTCCTGCCGGACCAGATGCTGAAGGTCGGCTTCGAGCACCTGGACCAGACCATCGACACCGATGCCTACTCGCCGCCGACGCGCCGCGTGGAGTCGGGCTACATCGGCTATGAAGGCAAGTTCGGCAGGCACCAGCTGCAGCTGAATCTGCGCCGCGACCGCTACTCTGATTTCGGCGGCGCCAGCAGCTACTATGCCGGCTACGGCTTTGCCTTCAATCCGCAGTGGAAGGCGGTGGCCAGCATCAGCAATGCGTTCCGGGCGCCCAGCTTCAACGAGCTGTACTACCCGTTCTTCGGCAACCCGAACCTGCAGCCGGAGAAGGCGCGCTCGGTGGAGGGCGGCGTGGAATACCAGAGCACGGTCGGCCTGGTGCGCATGACGGCATTCGAAACCGACTACAGCAACCTGATCACCAGCGTGTTCGATCCCGTGTCGGGCAATTTCCTGGCGGCCAACGTTAACCGCGCGCGGGTGAATGGGCTGGAGACGTCCTGGCGGGGCACGCTCCATGGCGTGGATGTGCGCGCCAGCTTCACCATCCAGAATCCGCGGGACTTGTCGGCGAACCGGCTGCTGGCGCGCCATGCCCGGCACTTCGGCAGCGTGTCGGCCTACAAGGCCTTCGGGCCGTTCTCGGCCGGCATCGAGTGGAATGCCGCCGGCGAGCGGCAGGATTCGGCGCGCACGCTGGGCGGCTATGGCCTGCTCAACCTGACGGGGCGCTACCAGATCACGCGTGATTGGGCACTGTCGGCGCGCGTGGAGAACCTGCTCAACAAGAACTACCAGCTGATCGCCCCATACAACACGGCATCGCGTGGGGTGTTCTTCACGCTGTCGTGGCAACAGCACGCACCGCAACGATGA